The Fontisubflavum oceani genomic interval TTAGGGCTTGCGCCCGGGATCGTGGCATAGGACCACTACCGCGCAATGTGAGCGCTATCGGAGAGCCTGATGCGGGACGTTCTGACCCTGACCCTCAACCCGGCCTTGGATGTCTCGGCGGTGGTGCCGCAAGTGGTGGCCGGGCCGAAACTCCGCTGCTCCGATGCCCGGATCGATCCGGGCGGCGGCGGGGTGAATGTCTCGCGTGCTATCCGGCTTTTGGGGGGGAACTCGCGCGCAATCGTTGCCTCCGGCGGGGTTACCGGGGCGCTTTTATGTGACCTTCTTGAGGGCGAGGGGGTCGATGTCACCCGCTTGCCGGTGTCCGGCCTGACCCGGCAGTCTTTCGCGGTTACCGATGCCGAGGCGGGCGGGCAATATCGCTTTGTCATGCCGGGCCCGGACTGGAACGAGGCGGATTTGGACGCGCTTTGGGCGGTGTTGGACGCCGCTATGGGGCCGGACGCGTTGCTGGTTGTTTCGGGCAGCTTGCCACCGGGTCTGACGCCCGATCTCCTGTCGCAGATCAACAGTCGCGCCCGGGCGGCGGGCGCGCGGATGCTGCTAGATACATCTGGAGATGCGCTGGTCCAGGCGGTTGAACAGACCGCGCATCCGTTTCACGTGTTGCGCGTTGATGGTGCGGAGGCCGATGAACTCGCGGGTCGTCCGCTCAGAACCCCGGAAGACACTGCCGCCTTTGGCCGGAGCCTGATTGCCGCGGGCCGTTGTGAGCATGCGGTGATGGCGCTTGGCGCGCAGGGCACTTTGGGCATCTCGGATGAGGCTTGTTTCTTTTGCCGTCCACCCCTGATCGAAACGGTGAGCGCGGTTGGCGCGGGCGATAGCCTCGTGGGGGCCATGGCGCTGGCCTTGGCGCGCGGAGCGGAGTTTGATGCGGCGGTGCGCTTTGGCACGGCAGCGGCAGGGGCGGCGGTAAAAACCCCGGCCACAGCGCTTTGTGACCGGGGTGAGGCCGAAGCCCTTGTGTCGCAGATCAGTGTCGAAGCGATCTGAGCCGGGTTAGACCGTCCCGCCGAGCGATCCCTCCAACGCGACAAGCTCTTGCCCGCCGGCCATAAGATCTTGCAGCTCTTCGGGCGTGATCTGCCCACGCTGTGCGGTGCCCAAGGTCTTGCCGCGATTGAGCACGGTAAACCGATCACCGACCGCCAGCGCGTGGCGCACATTATGGGTGATGAACACCACCGCGATGCCCTGTTTCCGCACCTTGTCGATGGTTGCCAGAACATTGGCCGTCTGCCGCACGCCGAGCGCCGAGGTCGGCTCGTCCAGGATCAACACTTTGGCGCCGAAATGCACGGCGCGGGCAATGGCCACCGTCTGTCGCTCCCCGCCCGACAGCGTTCCGACGGCCTGATCCGGTCCGCGCAGGTTGATGCCCATCTTTTTCATCTCGGCCATGGTCACGTCATTGGCGTGCTCATGGTCGAAC includes:
- a CDS encoding 1-phosphofructokinase family hexose kinase yields the protein MRDVLTLTLNPALDVSAVVPQVVAGPKLRCSDARIDPGGGGVNVSRAIRLLGGNSRAIVASGGVTGALLCDLLEGEGVDVTRLPVSGLTRQSFAVTDAEAGGQYRFVMPGPDWNEADLDALWAVLDAAMGPDALLVVSGSLPPGLTPDLLSQINSRARAAGARMLLDTSGDALVQAVEQTAHPFHVLRVDGAEADELAGRPLRTPEDTAAFGRSLIAAGRCEHAVMALGAQGTLGISDEACFFCRPPLIETVSAVGAGDSLVGAMALALARGAEFDAAVRFGTAAAGAAVKTPATALCDRGEAEALVSQISVEAI
- a CDS encoding ATP-binding cassette domain-containing protein, whose product is MNPEHAPIVEMKNIEKHFGSVIALAGVTVEVYPGECHCLLGDNGAGKSTFIKTMSGVHKPTKGEIFFEGQPLKFDDPRDAISAGIATVYQDLAMIPLMSVSRNFFMGNEPIKKIGPIKMFDHEHANDVTMAEMKKMGINLRGPDQAVGTLSGGERQTVAIARAVHFGAKVLILDEPTSALGVRQTANVLATIDKVRKQGIAVVFITHNVRHALAVGDRFTVLNRGKTLGTAQRGQITPEELQDLMAGGQELVALEGSLGGTV